From a single Thermoplasmata archaeon genomic region:
- a CDS encoding metallophosphoesterase: MKIIFGTPFLVHAGVVAIADTHIGVEFHLKKAGFAVQSNAAMYAEQAVSVGKEYDAKILVHLGDVKHTIGRSSPAEQRQVINFFKILGTWFKKVIVIKGNHDGGLALPDAIEVCKSFTHEGVGFLHGHCYPEQRLRACKSIVCGHVHPCIKFKDGLGRQKSYRCWLVANVNRAFREKFGLEKARKLFVMPAASDFVGMREINNLALNGFLVSWQYMNQKKSEFYLFDGTFLGSMEHLEKVQM, translated from the coding sequence ATGAAAATAATATTTGGCACTCCGTTTCTTGTGCATGCTGGTGTTGTGGCGATTGCAGATACCCACATAGGTGTTGAGTTTCATCTTAAGAAAGCTGGTTTTGCAGTGCAGAGCAATGCAGCAATGTATGCAGAGCAAGCTGTGAGTGTGGGAAAAGAATATGATGCAAAAATTCTGGTGCATCTGGGGGATGTGAAACACACGATTGGCAGAAGTAGCCCAGCGGAACAGAGACAGGTGATAAATTTCTTCAAAATTTTAGGGACATGGTTCAAAAAAGTGATTGTAATAAAAGGAAACCATGATGGTGGTCTTGCTCTTCCAGATGCAATTGAGGTCTGTAAGAGTTTTACTCACGAAGGAGTGGGGTTTCTGCACGGGCATTGCTATCCAGAACAGCGATTGAGGGCTTGTAAGAGTATTGTTTGCGGGCATGTGCATCCCTGCATAAAATTCAAAGATGGTCTAGGTAGGCAAAAGAGTTATAGGTGCTGGCTTGTCGCTAATGTGAACAGAGCATTCAGAGAAAAGTTTGGTCTTGAGAAAGCGAGAAAGTTATTTGTAATGCCTGCTGCAAGTGATTTTGTGGGCATGCGGGAAATAAATAATCTGGCATTGAACGGATTCCTTGTTTCCTGGCAATACATGAACCAGAAAAAATCAGAGTTTTATCTTTTTGATGGTACCTTCCTTGGAAGCATGGAACATTTGGAAAAAGTCCAGATGTAA
- a CDS encoding lanthionine synthetase LanC family protein produces MSFYQNTSHGNGITFQETTPAERSQNPYLYNAECAARWLISVAKQPSPGCYKWFTSEQNSTWYYLELSEGVCGIGQFFAKLYNATGNATYLDYAEGAGRWLISKAISVSEDACKWEWFEGYPSYQTDKFGGVSAVGEYFLLLWKTTGNATYLEYANKSANWLLSKAVPQYGGYKWNIEEGSNINFTGWAHGVAGVSDFLRQLAVETGNSTYMEYAEGGARWLIAIAQHPSDDQYAWVRIETDTSPSIYWCGGTTGIVQFFILMYETTGNATYLEYAKGGANWLISKAVNVNPGNTTFTQYYNIFCHGDPSTSYVMFMLYNATANQTYLRYGMESANWTISTGVEVNEKMMKWPSIVGTDYYETSMLRGAAGIGHQMLYAYTISGNQVYLETAKKAANWVGGVAIEVSPGVKKWNWEEQLRPDTEFYTGWYFGAAGIGLFFLEISPFWVPEPYGVEILGGDRVNVGAPGETLVYEVEIKNTGANIDSITLVNTSVPAEWNVSIEFDGTEILPDEVRTAYINVTIPLSAEEGTSVKFVITATSAGNPSVKDTINITTLVHNYVGENMNLIILLIILNIILAVNWYSKIRLRKH; encoded by the coding sequence TTGAGTTTCTATCAAAACACATCGCATGGCAATGGTATAACTTTTCAAGAAACCACTCCTGCTGAGAGGTCACAAAATCCATATCTCTACAATGCTGAGTGTGCGGCAAGATGGCTCATCTCGGTAGCGAAGCAACCCTCTCCAGGATGTTACAAGTGGTTTACTTCAGAGCAAAACTCAACCTGGTATTACCTGGAACTGTCAGAAGGAGTTTGCGGAATTGGGCAGTTCTTTGCGAAGCTTTACAATGCAACAGGCAATGCCACATATCTCGATTATGCTGAAGGTGCTGGAAGGTGGTTGATTTCCAAAGCAATTTCTGTGTCAGAGGATGCCTGTAAGTGGGAGTGGTTTGAGGGCTATCCGAGCTACCAGACAGATAAATTCGGTGGTGTGAGCGCTGTTGGTGAATATTTCCTTCTGCTCTGGAAAACCACAGGCAACGCAACATACTTGGAGTATGCAAATAAATCAGCAAACTGGCTATTGAGTAAGGCAGTGCCTCAATATGGAGGGTATAAATGGAACATAGAGGAGGGTTCCAACATAAACTTTACTGGCTGGGCACATGGAGTTGCAGGTGTTTCGGATTTTCTTAGACAGCTCGCTGTTGAGACAGGAAATAGCACATACATGGAGTACGCAGAGGGTGGTGCAAGATGGCTTATTGCGATTGCCCAGCATCCATCAGATGACCAGTATGCCTGGGTGAGAATTGAAACGGACACATCGCCTTCAATTTACTGGTGCGGCGGAACTACGGGCATCGTGCAGTTCTTTATTCTGATGTATGAAACCACAGGAAATGCAACTTATTTGGAGTATGCAAAGGGTGGTGCAAACTGGCTCATAAGCAAGGCGGTGAATGTGAATCCTGGTAACACAACCTTCACTCAATATTACAACATTTTTTGCCATGGAGACCCGAGCACCTCCTATGTGATGTTCATGCTTTACAATGCTACAGCCAACCAGACCTATCTCAGATACGGAATGGAAAGTGCGAACTGGACAATCTCAACAGGAGTTGAAGTTAATGAAAAAATGATGAAATGGCCTTCAATTGTTGGCACGGACTACTACGAAACCTCCATGCTAAGGGGTGCGGCAGGCATTGGCCATCAGATGCTCTATGCTTACACAATCTCTGGAAACCAGGTTTATCTGGAAACGGCGAAGAAGGCAGCGAACTGGGTTGGAGGCGTTGCAATAGAGGTTTCGCCAGGAGTAAAGAAATGGAACTGGGAGGAACAACTTCGCCCAGACACTGAATTTTACACTGGCTGGTATTTTGGTGCCGCGGGAATTGGGTTATTTTTCCTTGAAATCTCACCGTTCTGGGTGCCAGAACCATACGGTGTGGAGATTCTGGGTGGTGATAGGGTGAATGTTGGAGCACCAGGAGAAACTCTGGTCTATGAAGTAGAAATTAAAAATACTGGTGCGAACATAGACAGCATCACGCTTGTCAATACCAGCGTTCCAGCGGAATGGAATGTGAGTATTGAGTTTGATGGCACAGAAATTCTACCAGATGAGGTAAGAACTGCATACATCAATGTCACAATTCCGCTTTCTGCTGAAGAAGGCACAAGTGTCAAGTTTGTGATTACTGCAACTTCCGCTGGTAATCCCTCAGTGAAAGATACAATCAACATCACAACCCTTGTACATAATTATGTGGGTGAAAACATGAACCTTATCATTCTCTTAATTATTTTGAACATTATACTTGCTGTGAATTGGTATTCTAAAATAAGGTTGCGGAAGCATTGA